In Fibrobacter sp., the following are encoded in one genomic region:
- a CDS encoding FliA/WhiG family RNA polymerase sigma factor has product MSSLDNLWREYKETDSKIAKDKLLVEYAHLVKYIVNRLAVNLPNSVDRNDLTSSGIMGLIKAVETFEPERGFKFETYAGHKIRGAILDELRALDWVPRSVRQKSRDLQRVFAKLENELGRIPYDDEVCEELGITMKEYEDILSEVTPTTIISLEEAIPDRESDSKELRIIDTIEDPGSDNPLKELGFTEVKNILKDAIANLPEKEKLVVALYHYEELTLKEIGVVLNITESRVSQIHSKAILKLRSKLLQKINA; this is encoded by the coding sequence ATGTCCAGTCTTGATAATCTGTGGCGGGAATATAAAGAAACCGACTCGAAAATTGCAAAAGACAAGCTGCTTGTGGAGTATGCTCATCTTGTGAAATATATAGTCAATCGGCTTGCGGTTAATCTCCCGAATTCTGTAGACCGAAACGATCTTACAAGTTCCGGAATCATGGGACTTATAAAAGCTGTTGAGACATTTGAGCCGGAAAGAGGTTTCAAATTTGAAACTTATGCCGGGCACAAGATCCGGGGCGCTATTTTAGATGAATTAAGGGCGCTGGACTGGGTTCCCCGTTCTGTACGTCAGAAATCAAGAGATTTACAAAGGGTATTCGCCAAGCTGGAAAATGAGCTTGGAAGAATTCCCTACGATGATGAGGTATGCGAGGAGTTGGGCATCACTATGAAGGAGTATGAGGATATACTCTCTGAGGTGACCCCGACTACAATTATCTCCCTTGAGGAAGCGATACCTGACAGGGAATCTGATTCAAAAGAACTCAGAATTATCGACACTATTGAGGATCCAGGGAGTGACAACCCTCTTAAGGAACTTGGCTTTACAGAGGTAAAAAACATTCTCAAGGATGCTATTGCCAACCTGCCGGAAAAGGAAAAGCTGGTAGTAGCCCTTTACCACTATGAAGAATTGACATTGAAGGAAATCGGAGTGGTGCTCAATATTACCGAATCACGGGTAAGCCAGATACACTCCAAAGCGATCCTTAAGCTCAGGTCAAAACTGCTGCAGAAGATTAATGCCTGA